A window of Prolixibacter sp. SD074 contains these coding sequences:
- a CDS encoding acetate/propionate family kinase has translation MKILVLNCGSSSIKYQLFNMADQLVLAKGVVEKIGMQGSFLKHEKESGDKVKFEGEILDHKIGIEYVLGVLTSQKHGCLTGLEEINAVGHRVVHGGEAFKGSVFINNEVIEEMERCVELAPLHNPPNLKGIYAMQALLPDVPQVGVFDTAFHQTMPQHAYMYGIPYALYTKYGIRRYGFHGTSHRYVTRRVVEILGLDQKNSKIISCHLGNGASVCAVKNGESVDTSMGFTPVEGLIMGTRSGDIDMGAVTFIMDKEKIGTKSASTLFNKHAGMLGISGVSSDARDIEIAALENGNERAQLAMKMYDYRVRKYIGSYAAAMGGIDVLVFTGGIGENADITRSGICEDLEFLGIELDENLNNGLRGKEQVISKEGSRVKVVVVPTNEELVIAIDTETIVKSH, from the coding sequence ATGAAGATATTAGTACTTAATTGCGGAAGTTCATCCATTAAATACCAGCTCTTCAACATGGCTGATCAGCTTGTGCTGGCCAAAGGTGTTGTGGAAAAGATTGGGATGCAGGGCTCCTTCCTGAAACATGAAAAGGAGTCGGGCGACAAAGTGAAGTTCGAAGGTGAAATTCTCGATCACAAAATCGGGATTGAATACGTGTTGGGCGTTTTGACCAGTCAGAAGCACGGATGCCTGACGGGCCTCGAGGAAATCAATGCTGTGGGCCATCGCGTGGTTCACGGGGGTGAAGCCTTCAAAGGCAGTGTTTTCATCAACAACGAGGTAATTGAAGAGATGGAGCGATGCGTAGAGCTGGCTCCCTTGCACAACCCGCCGAACCTGAAAGGAATTTATGCGATGCAGGCATTATTGCCCGATGTTCCGCAGGTAGGCGTATTCGATACGGCATTCCATCAAACCATGCCGCAACATGCCTACATGTATGGAATTCCTTATGCGTTGTATACTAAATATGGTATTCGTCGTTACGGTTTTCACGGAACCAGTCACCGGTATGTAACCCGCAGAGTAGTTGAAATATTAGGATTAGATCAAAAAAATTCAAAGATTATCAGCTGTCACCTTGGAAACGGCGCTTCGGTTTGTGCCGTGAAAAACGGAGAATCAGTCGATACCTCCATGGGATTCACTCCGGTTGAAGGTCTCATTATGGGAACCCGAAGCGGAGATATTGATATGGGTGCGGTAACCTTTATCATGGATAAGGAAAAAATCGGTACCAAGTCGGCATCCACGTTGTTCAACAAGCATGCAGGGATGCTGGGAATCAGCGGCGTTTCGTCCGATGCACGTGATATTGAAATTGCTGCCCTGGAAAATGGTAACGAGCGCGCTCAGCTGGCCATGAAAATGTATGATTACCGTGTCAGGAAATACATTGGCTCGTATGCCGCGGCTATGGGAGGAATTGATGTGCTGGTATTTACCGGAGGAATTGGCGAAAATGCCGACATTACCCGTTCAGGTATTTGCGAAGATTTGGAATTTCTGGGAATTGAACTCGATGAAAACCTGAATAATGGTCTTCGGGGCAAGGAACAGGTAATTAGCAAAGAAGGCTCACGCGTAAAAGTGGTTGTTGTCCCAACCAACGAAGAACTTGTGATTGCGATTGACACCGAAACCATTGTTAAGAGTCATTAA
- a CDS encoding 3-hydroxyacyl-CoA dehydrogenase family protein, which yields MAEIQVEPIELFGLSKKQQIKTLFSKIGIVGCGSVGQNIARIASVYGIEVVFIELSEEKIREAYDQMSKVLDQRINNWGMTQSEKKAIMARIKGTLDYKELADCDFVIEAIRSQSHEERKVDERKDVFRRIEEVVSPECIIGTNSTTIIITELSSELKYRERCVSLHFFVQSPEARVCEVVRGLYTSEDVYEKVKKFVTMVNRLVIPVEEAAGLISIRLFSSLLNEACEVLMEGVGELPDIDKVMKIGFGMRFGPFELADILGLDKMVRWMDNLYSEFGRAKYKPSPILKRLVRAKRMGREVGAGFYSYNEDGNIIDNEHFKTFNV from the coding sequence ATGGCAGAGATTCAGGTCGAGCCCATAGAACTTTTTGGACTCAGTAAAAAGCAGCAAATTAAAACACTGTTTTCGAAAATTGGAATTGTTGGATGCGGTAGTGTAGGACAGAATATTGCCCGGATTGCCAGTGTTTACGGTATTGAAGTGGTATTCATTGAGCTTTCGGAAGAAAAGATTCGGGAAGCGTACGACCAGATGAGCAAGGTACTCGATCAGCGCATCAACAACTGGGGGATGACCCAAAGCGAGAAGAAAGCAATCATGGCCCGCATCAAGGGAACTCTGGATTACAAAGAACTGGCTGATTGTGACTTTGTGATCGAAGCGATTCGTTCGCAGTCTCATGAAGAACGCAAAGTGGATGAGCGGAAAGACGTTTTCCGTCGCATCGAGGAAGTGGTAAGCCCGGAGTGTATCATTGGTACCAACTCAACGACCATTATTATCACCGAGCTTTCTTCGGAACTAAAATACCGGGAGCGTTGTGTGAGCCTGCATTTCTTTGTGCAATCGCCCGAAGCCCGTGTATGTGAGGTGGTAAGAGGACTGTACACGTCGGAAGATGTGTATGAGAAAGTGAAGAAGTTTGTGACGATGGTGAACCGGTTGGTGATTCCGGTAGAAGAAGCTGCCGGATTGATTTCCATTCGTCTGTTTTCATCGTTGCTGAATGAAGCTTGTGAGGTACTGATGGAAGGCGTCGGAGAGCTTCCCGACATTGACAAGGTGATGAAAATCGGTTTTGGAATGCGTTTTGGTCCGTTCGAGCTCGCCGATATTCTCGGACTGGATAAGATGGTTCGCTGGATGGACAACCTGTACAGCGAATTTGGCAGGGCAAAATACAAACCTTCCCCGATTCTGAAACGATTGGTTCGTGCTAAGCGCATGGGCCGTGAAGTTGGCGCAGGATTCTATTCCTACAACGAGGACGGGAATATCATTGATAACGAGCATTTCAAAACATTCAATGTTTAA
- a CDS encoding threonyl-tRNA synthetase editing domain-containing protein, with product MKVLVIYADRFAYEPAIKNLEEVETIEKGSAYENCIVAFIHMEEGDEEKTVASREKKLVNHLKWTARKNDTQHIILHSFAHLSESKASPEFARAIFDAAEKRLQNAEYQTAQTPFGYFLDLDIKAPGHSLARIWATL from the coding sequence ATGAAAGTCTTGGTTATTTATGCCGACCGGTTTGCTTACGAGCCTGCCATTAAAAATTTAGAAGAAGTAGAAACCATTGAAAAAGGGTCAGCCTACGAAAATTGCATTGTTGCTTTTATCCATATGGAAGAAGGTGACGAAGAGAAGACCGTGGCCAGCCGGGAGAAAAAACTGGTGAACCATTTGAAATGGACAGCCCGGAAGAATGATACACAGCATATCATCCTGCATTCATTTGCCCACCTGTCGGAATCAAAAGCTTCGCCCGAATTTGCCAGGGCCATTTTCGACGCAGCCGAAAAACGCCTGCAGAATGCTGAATACCAAACAGCGCAAACGCCTTTCGGTTATTTCCTCGATTTGGATATCAAAGCACCGGGCCACTCACTGGCACGCATCTGGGCTACGTTGTAA
- the buk gene encoding butyrate kinase: MRNIHILVINPGSTSTKIAVYEDVRCIFLKTLRHSKEELEQYKTVTEQYEFRKNAILEELKADRIDLNSMSAVIGRGGLTYPLESGVYEINERMVEHCKIGISGMHASNLGSMIAYELAKEIPNSLALTADPVVTDEMNDIARVSGHPNFERRSIFHALNQKAVARQHAAKLGRLYSDMNLIVVHLGGGVSIGAHNNGRVVDANNALDGEGPFSPERSGTLPAGQLVDMCFSNKYTKEEIKRMITGEGGFVAYLGTNDARDVEMAVNEGDERAIFYHNALAYQVSKAIGEMATVLKGRVDGILITGGMAYDKTLMSLIRERVDFISQVYIYPGQDEMKALAMNALNVARGEAKVRVYSR, translated from the coding sequence ATGAGAAATATACATATATTGGTTATCAATCCCGGTTCTACCTCTACAAAAATTGCGGTGTACGAAGATGTACGGTGTATTTTTCTGAAAACGCTACGGCACTCAAAAGAAGAGCTTGAGCAGTATAAAACGGTAACCGAGCAGTACGAATTCCGGAAGAATGCGATTCTGGAAGAACTGAAAGCCGATCGCATTGATTTGAATAGCATGTCAGCGGTTATTGGTCGGGGAGGCTTGACCTATCCGTTGGAATCAGGCGTCTATGAAATCAACGAGCGGATGGTGGAGCACTGCAAAATAGGCATTAGCGGAATGCACGCCTCCAACCTGGGTTCGATGATTGCCTACGAGCTGGCAAAGGAAATCCCCAATTCGTTGGCCCTAACGGCCGATCCGGTTGTAACCGATGAAATGAATGATATTGCCCGAGTGAGCGGACATCCTAACTTCGAACGTCGTTCGATTTTCCACGCACTGAACCAGAAAGCAGTTGCCCGGCAACATGCAGCCAAATTAGGACGACTTTACAGCGACATGAACCTGATTGTGGTCCATCTGGGCGGTGGAGTTTCCATCGGTGCGCACAACAACGGCCGTGTAGTCGATGCAAATAACGCACTCGATGGTGAAGGACCATTTTCTCCCGAAAGAAGCGGTACCTTGCCTGCAGGCCAGTTAGTTGATATGTGCTTCAGCAATAAATACACCAAGGAGGAAATCAAGCGAATGATTACCGGTGAAGGTGGTTTTGTTGCCTATCTGGGGACCAACGATGCCCGCGATGTGGAAATGGCAGTTAACGAGGGTGATGAGCGTGCCATATTCTATCATAATGCGCTGGCTTACCAGGTATCGAAAGCAATCGGAGAAATGGCCACGGTGCTGAAAGGACGGGTGGATGGTATTCTGATTACCGGCGGAATGGCATACGATAAAACCCTGATGTCGCTGATTCGCGAGCGGGTCGATTTCATTAGCCAGGTATACATTTATCCGGGACAGGATGAAATGAAGGCGTTAGCTATGAATGCGCTGAATGTGGCAAGAGGAGAAGCAAAAGTGAGGGTTTATAGCCGATAA
- a CDS encoding acetate/propionate family kinase — protein sequence MNILVLNCGSSSIKYQLLSVSGSDDLLAKGIVDRIGIEGSCLLHKVPNQEDYLVKAEIKNHKTGIGLILRILTDPEVGVLNKLEDIEAVGHRVAHGGETFTEARIIDEDVKKGIRDCFELAPLHNPANYDGIKAMEELLPGVPQVAVFDTAFHQTMTPDVYLYSLPYDYYERLRVRRYGFHGTSHKYVAEKACRFLKRDIKKQKIITCHLGNGASITAINGGKSIDTSMGFTPNEGLMMGTRSGSIDPGALLYIGCHEGMDSNELNNMLNKESGVKGVSQLSSDMRDLVTAAREGNERARLALQMYAHRVKQYIGAYAAELNGLDILVFTGGIGENNDYVRDLVCKNLQYMGIIFDDEKNVGLHGQDEIISLPGSHVTVMTVTTNEELVIARETYNLVNVE from the coding sequence ATGAACATCCTTGTCCTGAATTGTGGAAGTTCGTCTATCAAATACCAGCTGCTTTCGGTTAGCGGAAGCGACGACTTGCTGGCCAAAGGCATTGTAGACCGCATTGGTATCGAAGGAAGTTGTTTGTTGCACAAAGTCCCAAACCAGGAAGATTACCTGGTGAAGGCCGAAATTAAAAATCACAAAACTGGCATTGGGCTTATCCTGAGGATACTTACCGATCCGGAGGTAGGTGTTTTGAATAAGCTGGAAGATATCGAGGCGGTAGGGCACCGGGTAGCACATGGCGGCGAAACATTTACCGAAGCGCGTATTATCGACGAAGATGTAAAGAAGGGGATTCGCGACTGTTTCGAACTGGCGCCACTACATAATCCGGCCAACTACGATGGAATTAAGGCAATGGAAGAACTGCTTCCCGGCGTACCTCAGGTAGCCGTTTTCGACACGGCATTCCACCAAACCATGACGCCGGATGTTTACCTCTATTCGTTACCATACGATTATTATGAGCGTTTGCGGGTCCGTCGGTATGGTTTTCATGGAACCAGCCACAAATATGTTGCTGAGAAAGCCTGTCGGTTTCTGAAAAGAGACATCAAAAAACAGAAAATTATTACCTGCCACTTAGGAAACGGCGCCTCTATTACTGCCATCAATGGTGGTAAATCGATTGATACCTCGATGGGATTCACACCCAACGAAGGTTTGATGATGGGAACGCGAAGTGGTTCGATCGATCCGGGAGCATTGTTGTACATCGGTTGCCATGAAGGGATGGACAGCAACGAACTCAACAACATGCTGAACAAGGAAAGTGGTGTGAAAGGCGTTTCGCAACTTTCATCTGATATGCGTGATTTGGTGACGGCTGCCCGCGAAGGAAACGAGCGGGCCCGTTTGGCATTGCAGATGTATGCTCACCGGGTAAAGCAGTACATTGGGGCATATGCTGCTGAATTGAATGGGCTTGATATTCTCGTATTTACGGGAGGAATTGGTGAGAATAACGATTACGTACGGGATTTAGTCTGTAAGAATCTACAATACATGGGAATCATCTTCGATGACGAGAAGAATGTAGGATTACATGGTCAGGATGAAATCATTTCGCTTCCGGGCTCGCATGTAACTGTGATGACCGTTACCACCAACGAGGAGCTGGTTATTGCCCGCGAAACCTATAATCTTGTTAATGTAGAATGA
- the pta gene encoding phosphate acetyltransferase gives MKLLDQIKEQARKLNRTIVLPEGAEIRTLKATDIILKEGIARIVLLGDPNMIAHEAKKCGANIDGAEIINPQTSGRRDAYADMMVEIRKKKGLTREEALDMLNDPLTYGPMMIKAGDADGEIAGAINATGDVLRPAFQFVKTMPGVSVVSGAFMMFLKDKSFGHDGVLVFADCAVMPDPDAQQLAEIAVTTAKTAKAIVGMEPKVAMLSFSTKGSAKHDLVDKVVQATRLAQSMAPELKIDGEMQLDAALVKEVGELKAPGSEVAGQANVLVFPGLEAGNIGYKLVQRLAGAEAVGPVLQGMAAPINDLSRGCSVSDIVNMVAITANQAQ, from the coding sequence ATGAAATTATTGGATCAGATTAAAGAGCAGGCCCGGAAGTTGAACCGGACGATTGTCCTGCCGGAAGGAGCGGAGATTAGGACATTAAAAGCCACCGACATTATTCTGAAGGAAGGTATTGCGCGCATTGTTTTGCTGGGTGACCCGAATATGATTGCTCATGAAGCAAAGAAATGCGGCGCCAATATTGATGGTGCAGAGATTATCAATCCGCAAACCAGCGGTCGTCGTGACGCTTACGCTGATATGATGGTGGAAATCCGGAAGAAGAAGGGGTTGACCAGGGAAGAGGCATTGGATATGCTGAATGATCCGTTGACCTACGGACCGATGATGATCAAGGCTGGCGATGCTGACGGAGAGATTGCCGGTGCGATTAATGCTACTGGCGATGTGTTGCGTCCAGCTTTCCAGTTTGTGAAAACCATGCCGGGTGTTAGTGTTGTTTCCGGGGCATTCATGATGTTCCTGAAGGATAAATCATTTGGGCACGATGGCGTACTGGTATTTGCTGATTGTGCGGTAATGCCCGATCCGGATGCACAGCAATTAGCCGAAATTGCGGTAACCACAGCCAAAACGGCCAAAGCAATCGTGGGTATGGAGCCAAAAGTAGCCATGCTTTCCTTCTCGACAAAAGGTAGCGCCAAACACGATTTGGTAGACAAAGTTGTTCAGGCAACCAGGCTGGCGCAATCCATGGCACCCGAGTTGAAAATCGACGGCGAAATGCAATTGGATGCAGCCCTGGTAAAAGAGGTTGGCGAATTAAAAGCTCCGGGAAGTGAAGTGGCCGGTCAGGCCAATGTGCTGGTTTTTCCCGGACTGGAGGCCGGTAATATTGGTTACAAGCTGGTGCAGCGTTTGGCTGGCGCTGAAGCTGTGGGACCGGTACTGCAGGGAATGGCTGCACCCATCAATGATTTGTCGCGCGGGTGTTCGGTAAGTGACATTGTGAATATGGTCGCCATTACTGCCAACCAGGCACAATAA
- a CDS encoding phosphate acyltransferase — translation MGINRLEDLFDAVQGRPKRKLIAAYANDEHTIVAISKAIDLGLVEGILVGDEKVIQGVCRHENIDPAKFTIVHQPNEQLAATDSITMINNGEGDIIMKGLVSTDKFMRAILNKENGLLPQGAVLSHVTALQNPHYHKLIIASDVAIIPEPDLKQKVQMINYMVQTAKALGIDNPKVAAIAPTELVLPGLQSCSEAALLSKMNERGQIKGCVVDGPLALDAAIDEESAKIKGIKSEVAGKADCLLFPDLNAGNVFYKTNTKLAGAESAASLVGAKVPAVLVSRGDSIETKLYSIALAAMLAK, via the coding sequence ATGGGAATTAATCGACTGGAAGATCTTTTTGATGCGGTACAAGGCCGTCCAAAGCGCAAATTAATTGCCGCTTATGCCAACGACGAACATACCATTGTAGCCATCAGCAAGGCTATTGATCTGGGATTGGTTGAAGGAATTTTGGTGGGAGATGAGAAAGTCATCCAAGGGGTTTGCCGTCATGAAAATATTGATCCGGCCAAATTTACAATTGTCCATCAGCCTAATGAGCAGTTGGCTGCTACTGACTCGATCACCATGATCAACAATGGCGAAGGTGACATTATTATGAAAGGGCTGGTCAGCACCGATAAATTCATGCGTGCCATTCTCAATAAGGAAAACGGGTTGTTACCTCAGGGAGCGGTATTGAGTCATGTAACGGCGCTCCAGAACCCACATTATCATAAACTGATTATTGCCAGTGATGTGGCGATTATTCCCGAGCCGGATTTAAAGCAGAAAGTGCAAATGATTAATTACATGGTGCAGACCGCTAAAGCTTTGGGAATTGACAACCCTAAAGTGGCCGCCATCGCTCCAACTGAGTTGGTATTGCCGGGGCTGCAATCCTGTTCCGAAGCGGCACTCCTGTCGAAAATGAACGAACGCGGACAGATTAAAGGCTGCGTAGTGGATGGCCCGTTGGCCCTTGATGCCGCGATTGACGAGGAATCTGCAAAAATTAAAGGCATTAAAAGTGAGGTGGCTGGAAAAGCCGATTGCCTTCTTTTCCCCGATTTGAATGCCGGTAACGTATTCTATAAGACAAACACAAAATTGGCAGGTGCTGAATCGGCAGCTTCGCTTGTTGGAGCTAAAGTTCCTGCAGTCCTCGTTTCGCGCGGAGATTCTATCGAAACTAAGTTATATTCTATTGCATTGGCAGCGATGCTGGCTAAGTAA
- a CDS encoding DUF5060 domain-containing protein, producing MRRIFLLYLAIAVFSLTSCHHHREPDVKVTGQLKHWHTVTLMITGPLVAEFSADNPFLDYRLEATFTNGNKTYVVPGFFAADGRAAETGANYGNKWEIRFCPDKTGTWNYKISFVKGLNVAIADKLELEGEKVNPDGFEGSFEVAPSDKSGRDFRAQGRLEYTGGHYLKFAGSGKYFLKAGADSPENFLAYAGFDDTYKPGQQEKREGEAGSGPKLHEYGPHVKDWHAGDPVWHGDKGKGIIGALNYLASQGMNSVYFLTMNVQGDGDDVWPWSRRNERYRFDCSKLDQWEIVFNYMDSMGISQHLVTQETENETLLDNGNTDAQRKLYYRELVARFGYHPALIWNLGEENGPADWTPNGQNDAQRKAMASYLAGIDPYHHPIVIHTHSDNTNRDKVLIPMLGFKSLNGVSLQVGNPYDVHQVTKKWWQNSDTTKHKWVLTMDEIGPAWKGALPDQNDAQHDTIRHQCLWAGLMAGGAGVEWYFGYKFLNNDLNCENWRSRENLWKQTKIATDFFQQYVPFQNMQPADNLVITNDREQSYCLAYPGKTYVLYLAEKTTWSRFKVNNPGETYSVSWFNPRTGGALQKGTVETTTGDGWIDFGRAPSDRDNDWVVLLRRKS from the coding sequence ATGCGGAGAATATTCTTGCTTTACCTGGCAATTGCTGTGTTTTCGTTGACAAGCTGCCACCACCACCGCGAACCCGACGTAAAAGTCACCGGACAGTTAAAACACTGGCATACTGTTACTTTAATGATCACAGGGCCGTTAGTCGCTGAATTCTCGGCAGACAATCCGTTTCTTGATTACCGGCTGGAAGCAACCTTTACCAATGGGAATAAAACCTATGTGGTACCCGGCTTTTTTGCTGCCGATGGTCGTGCTGCCGAAACCGGAGCAAATTATGGTAACAAATGGGAAATCAGGTTTTGCCCGGATAAAACCGGCACGTGGAACTACAAGATTTCATTTGTGAAAGGCCTAAATGTAGCCATTGCCGACAAATTGGAACTGGAAGGTGAGAAAGTGAATCCCGATGGATTCGAAGGTAGTTTTGAAGTGGCTCCATCGGATAAATCAGGACGCGACTTCCGGGCACAAGGTAGGCTTGAATATACCGGCGGACATTATTTGAAATTTGCCGGTTCCGGCAAATACTTCTTAAAAGCTGGAGCTGACAGTCCGGAGAATTTTCTGGCGTATGCCGGATTTGACGATACCTACAAGCCGGGACAGCAGGAAAAACGGGAAGGGGAAGCAGGCTCCGGTCCGAAATTGCATGAGTACGGACCGCATGTTAAGGATTGGCATGCAGGCGATCCCGTTTGGCACGGAGACAAGGGGAAAGGAATTATCGGCGCATTAAACTATCTCGCTTCCCAGGGAATGAATTCGGTCTATTTCCTGACCATGAATGTGCAGGGTGATGGCGATGATGTATGGCCCTGGTCGCGCAGAAACGAGCGTTACCGTTTCGATTGCTCCAAGCTTGACCAATGGGAAATCGTTTTCAACTACATGGATTCGATGGGAATTTCGCAACACTTAGTAACGCAGGAAACCGAGAATGAGACCTTGCTCGATAACGGAAATACCGATGCACAACGAAAACTTTACTACCGTGAACTGGTCGCCCGGTTTGGTTATCATCCGGCTTTGATTTGGAATTTAGGCGAGGAAAACGGCCCGGCAGACTGGACGCCTAACGGACAAAATGATGCGCAGCGGAAAGCGATGGCATCGTATTTGGCCGGAATCGATCCGTATCATCATCCCATTGTTATTCATACACATTCCGATAATACGAATCGTGACAAAGTGCTCATTCCTATGCTCGGGTTCAAATCGCTGAACGGCGTTTCGTTGCAGGTGGGCAATCCGTACGATGTCCATCAGGTAACGAAAAAGTGGTGGCAGAATTCCGATACCACGAAACACAAATGGGTCTTAACCATGGATGAAATCGGGCCGGCATGGAAAGGTGCTTTGCCCGACCAAAACGATGCGCAGCACGATACGATACGCCACCAATGTCTCTGGGCTGGCTTAATGGCTGGCGGGGCAGGAGTGGAGTGGTACTTCGGATATAAGTTTCTGAATAACGATTTGAACTGTGAAAACTGGCGCTCGCGCGAGAATCTGTGGAAACAGACGAAAATTGCAACGGATTTTTTCCAACAATATGTGCCATTCCAGAACATGCAACCTGCCGATAACCTGGTTATCACCAACGACAGAGAACAATCCTATTGTCTGGCATATCCCGGAAAAACCTATGTTTTATACCTGGCGGAAAAAACAACATGGTCACGCTTTAAGGTGAACAATCCCGGGGAAACCTACAGCGTTTCCTGGTTCAATCCACGTACCGGTGGCGCTTTGCAAAAGGGAACAGTGGAAACGACCACCGGAGACGGCTGGATTGATTTCGGACGTGCTCCTTCCGACCGCGATAACGATTGGGTGGTATTGCTTCGAAGAAAAAGTTGA
- a CDS encoding cation:proton antiporter has product MDTYHFIIVTCLIVITSFIFNILSNKTNIPSVLMLITLGMVVKYFFDLSGFQQAFMPTLELLGVVGLIMIVLEAALDLKLSPERWPVIWKSTLVAFLTLNITTFGFAGMMMMVVQGLEFMVALVYSLPLAIISSAIVIPSVHKMTRSRREFMIYESTLSDIFGIMAFYILLENTNANGFWEIIGNVTANLSLTVLISFIGSFILLYIFQKLVVIKTKFFLFLSLLILLYAEGKIFHLSSLLIILVFGLVLRNQFLFIRGKLSKYFDHQAIGVLFDSFKMITEETSFLVRSFFFVVFGMAISIGDVLNWQVLLLSFAFLVILYLIRFVIFRTVVGKDIFPEVFIAPRGLISILLFFDIPEEFKVHEIESGILGVAILVTSLVMGWALAQWRNRMNVDMEE; this is encoded by the coding sequence ATGGATACCTATCATTTCATCATAGTCACCTGTTTGATTGTTATTACTTCATTTATATTTAATATATTAAGTAATAAAACTAATATACCCAGCGTATTAATGCTGATTACGTTGGGTATGGTTGTGAAATATTTTTTCGACCTTTCCGGGTTCCAACAGGCATTTATGCCAACACTGGAGCTGCTGGGGGTCGTAGGTCTCATCATGATTGTACTGGAGGCGGCACTCGATTTAAAGCTGTCGCCGGAACGATGGCCGGTTATCTGGAAATCAACCCTTGTGGCGTTTCTGACATTGAATATTACCACTTTCGGCTTTGCCGGAATGATGATGATGGTGGTTCAGGGACTTGAATTTATGGTCGCATTGGTATACTCGCTTCCACTGGCCATTATTAGTTCAGCCATCGTTATTCCCAGCGTGCATAAAATGACGCGTTCGCGCAGGGAGTTTATGATTTATGAAAGTACGCTTTCCGATATTTTCGGGATCATGGCTTTTTATATTTTACTGGAAAATACCAATGCCAACGGATTTTGGGAGATTATCGGAAATGTGACGGCTAATCTTAGCCTGACGGTGTTGATCTCATTCATCGGTAGTTTTATCCTGCTCTACATTTTTCAGAAACTAGTCGTTATCAAGACGAAATTCTTTCTGTTTCTGTCGCTGTTGATTCTTCTGTATGCTGAAGGAAAAATCTTTCACCTTTCTTCATTGCTCATTATTCTCGTATTCGGTCTGGTATTGCGCAACCAGTTTTTGTTTATCCGTGGGAAGCTATCCAAATACTTCGACCATCAAGCCATTGGCGTTCTGTTCGACAGCTTTAAGATGATCACAGAAGAAACTTCGTTTCTGGTCCGGTCCTTCTTCTTTGTGGTCTTCGGCATGGCCATTTCCATAGGCGATGTATTGAACTGGCAGGTATTGTTGCTCAGTTTCGCCTTTCTGGTAATTCTGTACCTCATACGTTTTGTCATATTCCGGACCGTAGTAGGGAAAGATATTTTTCCTGAAGTTTTCATCGCTCCCCGCGGATTGATATCTATTCTTCTTTTCTTCGATATCCCTGAAGAATTCAAAGTGCATGAAATAGAGAGTGGAATTCTTGGGGTCGCTATTCTGGTCACCAGCCTGGTCATGGGATGGGCTCTGGCACAATGGCGTAATCGCATGAATGTTGATATGGAAGAATAG